The nucleotide sequence CAATCCGCGATTTCCTCGGGGTTGTTGCGGTCGCTGAGCGCGGCCAAACCAAAGTCGACCAGCTTGGCCTTGCCGTCGGCGGTCGTCAGCACGTTGGACAACTTCAAGTCACGGTGGGAAATCCCCAGCGACGCCGCATAGTCCAGTCCGCTGCTGATTTCGTACATCAATCGCAACGCCAATTCGGGCGGCAGCTTGCCCCGAATCCGGACCAGATCCCGAAGCGTTTGTCCTTCGACGAACTCCATCACCAAGAACGGATTCCGCTTGTCGGGCACGACGTCAAAAATGCGAACGATGTTGGGGTGCCGCAGCTTCAAGCCCATGTTGCCTTCGCGTAGGAACTGTTCCAGTTCTTTGACTTCGTCGCGAAAGCGTTTTCGCAGGACTTTGACCGCAAAAACCTGGTCGTCCTTTTCAGCGCGATACACCCGGGCGAAGGTACCGGCACCGATCAAATACAGGACCTTGTAGTCACCGAAAAAGTATCCCGAGCGGTCGCCCCGCATGATTTTTTCGGTCTGCAACGTGGTCACCAGTCCACGCTTTTGCAGCGCCGAAACGGCGTCGTCCAGCGTCAGTTCACCAACGCCCAGGTCGCTGATCGCCTGATTGACCTCACGGCGTTCGGCCAGCCCATGGTCGATCACTCGCATGGCGAAATCTTCGGCGGTCAAATCGCTCATGATGAAATATGTCGGTTCCGGCCGGTGGCGTATGGGAGCTGTCGGGAAACACCTTTCGCACTTCCCTCATTGATTTGAAACCCATCATACACACGGTCCGCCACGAATCGATCGGGCAGAAATCCGCACGCCCTGTGATTCGAAGGCGACCCGCATCTGGGAAGCCGGACAATTGGTCCATTCGGATCGATCGTTAAAAACCGTCGGTCGATGATTGACCGAAAACGACACCGTCAGACGCGGTATTTCACCGGCCAAGTGAAACCGAATGCTGCCCCGCCGTCTTGGGGCGATTCCACCCAAGCGCGGCCGCCGGCTTGTTCGACCAAACGACGCACCAGAGCCAACCCCAAACCGGTTCCCGATTGTCGATCACGCGGGGTGATCGACTGGAAAAGCTGGAACACTTTTTCGTGATATTCTGCGGGGACACCTTTGCCCCAATCGCGGACGCGGAAGCAATAAAACTCCCCGTCCCGCCGGCAATCAAACGCGATCCGGTCATTCTGCGACCCGGCATGCTGGACCGCATTGGTGAACAAATTCCGAATGACTTGTTCCAACGGGGCTCGCGCTGTCTGGAACGTCGGCAAGTCACCCGGGATTTCCAAACGGATGTGTGGCGGCGGAGAAATGAATTGAAACAGTTCGGGAACCGTTTTCGCCAGATCGACATCCTGTACCGCGACCGATTCGCGTCCGATCCGTGCGTATTGCAACAGATCGTCCAGCAAGCGGTTCATCCGATCGGCTTGGGTCGTCAGCAACCGCAAGTGGTCATCGATGTCGGGGTCGGCTTGATCGTCCAGATCTTCCTTCAACCAACCGACGATGTTCTGAATCCCCCGCAACGGAGCCTTCAAATCATGTGAAGCGATGTAGGCGAAACGGTCCAAGTCCTGGTTGCTGCGTTCCAGTTCCAGTTTCATCTCTTGCTGTTCGGTGATGTCGATATGAAAGCCGACCGCCGGCTGGGCAACGCCATCGTCATCACGAATGCAGATCCCACGTGAAATCACCCAGCGGTAATCGCCATCGACGTGAAGCAATCGAAACACTGCTTCGTAGATCGGCAAATCGCCTCGCACGTGATCGTCGAACGCCTTTAAAGTGGCTTCCCTGTCATCGGGATGCAGCCGATCCAAAAATCCCTGCACGTCGGTGATCGGTTCCGTGATGCCCATTTGCCGCAGGGCCTGAGGCGACAACTCGACGCGTCCCGTGTTGGGATCGGTTTCCCAGAAACCGACGTTGCCCACTTCGACGGCCAACTTCAATCTGGTTTCGGTATTCGCTTGCTCGGTCACGTCCGAAACGCTTGCCAACGTCATCACCTGATTGTCGACCGAAACATTGGTCAGCCATACATCGACGACAAACTTGGAACCATCTTTGCGTACCGCGGGCAAATGCCGAACGTCTCCGCGTCGTCGGCCCTCGGGGACGGAAGAAAACGTGTCACGATGTCGACGATGCGCGCCCCGTGAAGACAGCGGCACCAACTGTTCGATCGAATGATTGATCAGATCGCCGTCCTGATAGCCGAACATCGCTTGGCATCGTTCGTTCGCCAAGCGGATCATGCCATCGTTGCCGACCAACAACATTCCGATCGGGCTGCTGTCGAACATGGTGCGAAACAACGCTTCGCTTTTTGCCATCGCCCGCTGCGTCGAAACCAATTCGGTGACATCGCTTCCGACGACCAAAATGCGTGCCCGCGAATCGGCATCGCATTGCAACTTGTATTTGTCGATCAACATGTTGCGAAACGAACCGTCACGATGGACCAGTTTTTCCGGCACCGCCCGAACCATGTCGCCCTGCATGATCGTCGCATCGGTTTCTTCGAACCGTTTGGCTTCGGTCGGGTATACGTCGCGGGTCAGTTTTCCGACGATCTGTTCCGGCGGCAGCCCCGTTCCCTCCGCGGCGGCACGATTGATGCGTTCGATCCGCGAATGTTCGTCTTTGACCCAAATGCAGGTGGGGATCGTATCCAGAATCGTTTGCGTGTCGTGGTTCTGGCGAATCAATCGTCGTTCGAATTCGACCTGGCGATCAATGTCCGAAAGCACACCCAAGTAACACGTGCGCCCGAGCTGATCGGGACGCACCGTCTTTCCCGATTCACGGGTGAAGCGATATGAACCGTCGTCACGGAGCAACCGATATTCGATCAACACTGTCGCAGACGTCTGGTTCATCGCATGTTTGATTTCATCAACGACACGTTGACGATCTTCGGGATGA is from Crateriforma conspicua and encodes:
- a CDS encoding PAS domain-containing sensor histidine kinase, with product MQSLREYLNAAPDLVYQALDLATAGFYVCPISDPSGAGQAREARSADANSCGRLTDVFFSKRAFASLGRPIPDNDLWQTWVSLIHPEDRQRVVDEIKHAMNQTSATVLIEYRLLRDDGSYRFTRESGKTVRPDQLGRTCYLGVLSDIDRQVEFERRLIRQNHDTQTILDTIPTCIWVKDEHSRIERINRAAAEGTGLPPEQIVGKLTRDVYPTEAKRFEETDATIMQGDMVRAVPEKLVHRDGSFRNMLIDKYKLQCDADSRARILVVGSDVTELVSTQRAMAKSEALFRTMFDSSPIGMLLVGNDGMIRLANERCQAMFGYQDGDLINHSIEQLVPLSSRGAHRRHRDTFSSVPEGRRRGDVRHLPAVRKDGSKFVVDVWLTNVSVDNQVMTLASVSDVTEQANTETRLKLAVEVGNVGFWETDPNTGRVELSPQALRQMGITEPITDVQGFLDRLHPDDREATLKAFDDHVRGDLPIYEAVFRLLHVDGDYRWVISRGICIRDDDGVAQPAVGFHIDITEQQEMKLELERSNQDLDRFAYIASHDLKAPLRGIQNIVGWLKEDLDDQADPDIDDHLRLLTTQADRMNRLLDDLLQYARIGRESVAVQDVDLAKTVPELFQFISPPPHIRLEIPGDLPTFQTARAPLEQVIRNLFTNAVQHAGSQNDRIAFDCRRDGEFYCFRVRDWGKGVPAEYHEKVFQLFQSITPRDRQSGTGLGLALVRRLVEQAGGRAWVESPQDGGAAFGFTWPVKYRV